From the genome of Nicotiana sylvestris chromosome 2, ASM39365v2, whole genome shotgun sequence, one region includes:
- the LOC104215729 gene encoding serine/threonine-protein kinase D6PKL2 encodes MNNRGEANNSIDTEPTSLKVSFQDLSISNTNSTSIDFCSTSFTLSENNSIGSKLSTDGGFEGKKMESLNVELEKAVEYVDSENTSFSSVSYSNSADPNEASFRGICASKPHKGNDIRWDAIQYVKGKNGELGLAHFRLLKKLGFGDIGSVYLAELRGMGCLFAMKVMDKGMLAGRKKVMRAQTEREILGLLDHPFLPTLYSHFETEKFSCLLMEFCSGGDLHLLRQRQPGKHFTEQAARFYVSEVLLALEYLHMMGVVYRDLKPENVLVREDGHIMLSDFDLSLRCCVSPTLLRSSDEPSCAISSYCIQPSCIDPACKLPVCVEPSCFQPSCFKPRLLNQKTIKTRDDRAPVVSAGSLPVLVAEPTAARSMSFVGTHEYLAPEIIRGDGHGSAVDWWTFGIFLYELLHGRTPFKGNGNRETLFNVVGQPLKFPEGSTVSFAAKDLIRGLLMKDPQKRLGFKRGATEIKQHPFFESVNWALIRSTHPPEIPKPVDLTFFKQSCKSSSYANEKAASDSDRSSGPYLDFEFF; translated from the exons ATGAATAATAGAGGAGAAGCCAATAATAGCATAGACACTGAGCCCACTTCTCTCAAGGTCAGTTTCCAAGACCTTAGTATTAGCAATACTAACAGTACTAGCATTGATTTTTGTAGTACTAGCTTTACCCTATCTGAGAATAATAGCATAGGTAGTAAACTGAGTACTGATGGTGGTTTTGAAGGGAAAAAAATGGAATCTTTGAATGTTGAATTGGAAAAAGCTGTTGAATATGTTGACAGTGAGAATACCAGTTTTAGTTCAGTTAGTTATTCTAACAGTGCTGACCCAAATGAGGCTAGTTTCAGGGGCATTTGTGCATCAAAACCTCACAAGGGTAACGATATTCGGTGGGATGCAATACAATATGTGAAAGGGAAAAATGGAGAGTTGGGCTTGGCCCATTTTAGGCTTTTGAAAAAACTGGGATTTGGTGATATAGGGAGCGTTTATTTGGCGGAGCTAAGGGGGATGGGATGCTTGTTTGCAATGAAAGTAATGGACAAAGGGATGTTAGCTGGGCGGAAGAAGGTGATGAGAGCTCAAACTGAGAGGGAAATTTTGGGCTTGTTAGACCATCCGTTCCTCCCAACCCTTTATTCACATTTCGAGACAGAGAAGTTTTCGTGTTTGCTGATGGAGTTCTGTAGTGGGGGAGATCTTCATTTGCTCAGGCAGCGCCAGCCCGGCAAGCATTTTACAGAACAAGCTGCAAg GTTTTATGTATCAGAGGTGTTGCTCGCCCTTGAGTATTTACATATGATGGGAGTTGTATACAGAGATTTAAAGCCTGAAAATGTTTTGGTTAGGGAAGATGGCCATATAATGCTTTCAGATTTTGATCTATCGTTGAGATGTTGTGTTAGTCCCACTCTTCTAAGATCCAGTGATGAGCCATCTTGTGCTATCTCTTCATACTGTATCCAGCCATCATGCATTGATCCAGCGTGCAAATTACCTGTCTGTGTAGAGCCTTCATGCTTTCAACCTTCGTGTTTTAAGCCTCGTCTCCTCAACCAAAAAACAATCAAAACGAGAGATGATCGTGCACCTGTGGTGTCTGCTGGTTCACTTCCTGTGCTGGTCGCAGAGCCAACTGCAGCTCGATCGATGTCCTTTGTTGGAACCCATGAATATTTAGCCCCAGAAATAATTAGAGGAGATGGTCATGGTAGTGCTGTTGATTGGTGGACATTTGGCATTTTCCTGTACGAGTTACTCCACGGGAGGACACCATTTAAAGGCAATGGAAACAGAGAGAcattatttaacgttgttggtcAACCTCTAAAGTTTCCTGAGGGATCGACAGTTAGTTTTGCTGCAAAAGATTTGATCCGAGGTCTACTTATGAAGGATCCTCAAAAAAGACTAGGATTTAAAAGAGGTGCTACGGAGATCAAACAACATCCTTTTTTTGAAAGCGTTAACTGGGCTCTCATTCGAAGTACTCATCCTCCAGAGATTCCTAAACCAGTTGATCTTACATTTTTTAAACAATCCTGCAAGTCATCGTCTTATGCAAACGAGAAGGCTGCTTCTGATTCGGATAGGTCATCTGGTCCTTACttagattttgaatttttctga
- the LOC104225655 gene encoding thaumatin-like protein: MKFSSISPAILLFLIWHFTTSGKLGEVEACIIYINNKCPFPIWPATAPNAGHPVIANGGFYLPPGRTRRYGAPGDWSGRIWARTGCNFDDPTNHKPACETGDCDGKLECEGTIGLPPVTLVEMSIQFDKKQPSFYDVSLVDGYNLPVSITSKPSASKCVITSCSRNLNAMCPPELQVINDEGQVVACKSACLAFNLDSFCCRNKYGSPDKCKPSVYSSLFKKSCPSYVTYAFDTPSPVVGCSSDQFVITFCPDQWGTDHSSA, translated from the exons ATGAAATTTTCATCGATATCTCCAGCAATCCTTCTCTTCTTGATATGGCACTTCACTACATCAG GTAAACTCGGAGAGGTGGAGGCATGCATCATCTACATCAATAACAAATGCCCCTTTCCTATATGGCCAGCAACAGCCCCAAATGCAGGCCATCCAGTTATAGCAAACGGCGGCTTCTACCTTCCACCAGGCCGAACTCGCAGATATGGTGCCCCAGGGGATTGGAGTGGACGCATTTGGGCTCGAACTGGTTGCAATTTCGACGATCCCACCAATCACAAACCCGCCTGCGAAACAGGCGATTGTGACGGAAAACTCGAATGTGAAGGAACCATAGGCCTTCCTCCAGTTACACTAGTAGAAATGTCTATACAATTTGACAAAAAACAACCAAGTTTCTACGATGTGAGCTTAGTTGACGGATATAACCTCCCTGTTTCTATAACATCAAAACCTTCAGCATCAAAGTGCGTCATTACAAGTTGCTCAAGAAACTTGAATGCCATGTGCCCACCAGAGCTTCAG GTTATAAATGACGAAGGACAAGTGGTGGCATGTAAAAGTGCTTGCTTGGCATTCAATCTGGACTCATTTTGTTGCAGGAACAAATATGGGAGCCCTGACAAATGCAAGCCAAGTGTGTACTCGAGTTTATTCAAGAAATCTTGTCCCTCTTACGTTACTTATGCTTTTGACACACCTTCACCTGTGGTTGGCTGTTCATCCGATCAATTTGTCATAACTTTCTGTCCAGATCAATGGGGCACAGACCATTCGTCTGCTTGA